The following proteins are encoded in a genomic region of Chaetodon auriga isolate fChaAug3 chromosome 8, fChaAug3.hap1, whole genome shotgun sequence:
- the LOC143324495 gene encoding kinesin-like protein KIFC3, producing the protein MYAFYSLLVYIFYTVFKKEEEEALEGACGASSDEPGPVSMETGSRRRDGHTSKMGKKACAQLSESSSSSDSDEISLSDEDEKDGPEIPACTPLAAFLSFKQEAEKRRASQVQLETTGKLSESPLVAVMSHLLTFLEQYSHFQQLQQQADQYRVQLKRHRVQHRRQMKALRASYRQRLRDKNSIISSLEEAISQQQTPSPLSEGEPSGDTGTQAGVHRLVESLYGLQGERSKLRGELRLLHSQLEQKERDRHSRIQTFQQQIDELKSCIEEREEELSRLRTATGATDSEKRVLCLSAENESLKQSLSVTQGLLQQLSAIPSQSSTMLIKENENLRSRVQQLEMSLQQRAEQLSHLERQSEQSEWRRGEELRKREERVRELQLELDRERGKEPVVKYVTQTVEVESPATLKHLTKARQRNELLSEKLTHQNERCKQLEEQIRKSDEYSCNLQHKIAAYEREIGKLREELLKEIGHLEERKEEAVKAAASCSAEHFQNLQDQFFSLQKRLTALPPTLRSMKTDYTSLRSQVRNFSDFYGAAISDAKKQISAAISEMSEANKDLLEKYRKEVALRRKYHEQLVELKGNIRVLCRVKPVLKEDQHEEGQSVVVTTDPNNESSLNVLNKGKGRIFELDKVFHPQATQEEVFQEIEPLVTSCIDGYHVCIFAYGQTGSGKTYTMEGSVENPGINQRALKHLFSEIEERKDMWSYTVTVSSVEIYNEVLRDLLSKDGEKLDIKINPDGTGQLHVPGLRVIEVKSFQHIKKILATARRNRITFGTQMNQHSSRSHALLCITVQGTDLATGSKTTGKLNLVDLAGSERVWKSGAEGERLKEAQNINRSLLALGDVIQALRARQTHIPFRNSRLTYLLQDSLGKGSKTVMVVQVSALESNVGETLCSLKFAQRVCKVELGPAARKIESGGGQCD; encoded by the exons ATGTATGCCTTCTACTCCCTTTTAGTCTACATCTTCTACACTGTCTttaagaaggaggaggaggaagcctTGGAGGGGGCGTGTGGAGCTTCCTCAGAC GAGCCAGGAcctgtttccatggaaacaggGAGCAGAAGGAGAGATGGCCACACCTCCAAAATGGGAAAAAAGGCTTGTGCTCAGCTTAGTGAGTCAA gcagcagcagtgacagtgatgaaatATCTCTGAGTGATGAGGATGAGAAAGACGGCCCTgaaatcccagcatgcactcCTCTGGCTGCCTTTTTGTCCTTCAAGCAGGAGGCTGAGAAGAGGAGGGCCTCACAAGTTCAGCTGGAAACAACAGGAAAG TTGTCAGAGTCTCCCCTGGTGGCGGTGATGTCCCACTTGCTGACTTTTCTGGAGCAGTACTCCCAtttccagcagcttcagcagcaggcCGACCAGTACCGGGTCCAGCTGAAGAGGCACCGCGTCCAGCACCGCCGGCAGATGAAAGCCCTGCGGGCGTCCTACCGCCAGCGTCTCAGGGACAAGAACAGCATCATCAGCAGCCTAGAGGAGGccatcagccagcagcagacCCCCAGTCCATTGAGCGAGG GTGAGCCCAGCGGTGACACAGGGACACAAGCTGGCGTCCACAGGCTGGTGGAGTCTCTGTACGGTCTGCAGGGTGAGAGGAGTAAGCTGAGGGGAGAACTGCGTCTGCTGCACTCCCAGCTGGAGCAGAAGGAAAGAGACCGACACTCTCGCATACAGACCTTTCAGCAGCAG ATTGATGAGCTCAAGAGCTGCATAGAGGAGCGCGAGGAGGAGCTGTCAAGACTGAGAACGGCCACT GGGGCCACAGACTCAGAGAAGCGGGTTCTGTGTCTATCAGCAGAGAACGAGAGTCTGAAACAGAGCCTGAGCGTTACCCAAggcctcctgcagcagctgtcagccaTCCCCTCCCAGTCCAGCACCATGCTCATCAAG GAGAATGAAAACCTCCgcagcagagtgcagcagctggagatGTCCCTGCAGCAGCGTGCCGAGCAGCTTTCTCACCTGGAGCGACAGAGCGAACAAAgcgagtggaggagaggagaggagctgaggaaacGAGAGGAGCGAGTGagggagctgcagctggagttggacagagagagaggcaaggaGCCAGTGGTGAAG tatGTCACCCAGACTGTGGAGGTGGAATCACCCGCCACATTAAAGCACCTGACTAAAGCCAGACAGAGGaatgagctgctgtctgaaaaGCTGACCCATCAGAATGAGCGGTgcaaacagctggaggagcaaATCAGGAAGTCCGATGAATACAGCTGTAATCTTCAGCACAAG ATTGCAGCGTATGAGAGAGAAATTGGTAAACTGAGAGAGGAACTGTTGAAAGAGATTGGCCACttggaggaaaggaaggaggaagctgTGAAGGCTGCTGCCAGCTGCTCAGCCGAGCACTTTCAGAACCTGCAGGACCAATTCTTCA gcTTGCAGAAGCGTCTGACAGCACTCCCTCCAACTTTGCGCTCCATGAAGACAGACTACACCAGTCTGAGGAGCCAGGTTCGAAACTTCTCAGACTTTTACGGAGCAGCTATCAGTGATGCAAAAAAACAG ATTTCAGCAGCTATCAGTGAGATGTCTGAAGCCAACAAAGATCTTCTGGAGAAATATAGGAAAGAGGTTGCGCTGCGCAGGAAGTACCAtgagcagctggtggagctgaaAG GCAACATCCGCGTGCTGTGCCGTGTGAAGCCTGTGCTGAAGGAGGACCAGCACGAGGAGGGCCAGTCTGTGGTGGTGACGACGGACCCCAACAACGAGTCCTCGCTCAACGTGCTGAACAAAGGAAAAGGTCGCATCTTTGAACTGGACAAGGTCTTCCACCCTCAGGCCACACAGGAGGAG GTCTTTCAGGAGATTGAGCCTCTGGTGACGTCCTGCATCGATGGCTACCATGTCTGCATATTCGCGTACGGGCAGACTGGTTCTGGAAAAACGTACACCATGGAG GGCAGTGTGGAGAACCCAGGCATCAACCAGCGAGCCCTGAAGCATCTCTTCAGTGAGATCGAGGAGAGGAAGGACATGTGGTCTTACACCgtcactgtcagctctgtggagATCTACAACGAGGTGCTAAG AGACCTGCTGAGTAAGGACGGAGAAAAACTGGACATAAAAATCAACCCGGACGGAACAGGACAGCTGCATGTTCCGGGCCTCAGGGTCATCGAAGTTAAGAGCTTTCAGCACATCAAGAAG atTTTAGCCACAGCCCGGAGGAACAGGATCACCTTCGGCACTCAGATGAACCAGCACAGCTCCCGCTCCcacgctctgctctgcatcacCGTTCAGGGCACTGACCTCGCCACCGGGTCCAAAACCACCG GCAAGTTGAACCTGGTGGACCTGGCTGGCTCAGAGAGGGTATGGAAGTCtggtgcagagggagagaggctgaaagaggCCCAGAATATCAACCGCTCCCTGCTGGCACTGGGGGACGTAATTCAGGCACTGCGAGCTCGGCAGACTCATATCCCTTTCAGGAACTCTCGCCTCACGTACTTATTACAAGACTCCCTGGGCAAAGGCAGCAAGACTGTCATGGTGGTGCAG GTGTCTGCACTGGAGAGCAATGTGGGAGAGACACTTTGCTCACTCAAGTTTGCCCAGAGGGTTTGCAAGGTGGAGCTGGGTCCTGCAGCCAGGAAGATCGAGTCTGGTGGCGGACAGTGCGACTGA